Sequence from the Collinsella aerofaciens ATCC 25986 genome:
GGCCAAGGCGAGGCGGGACGACTGGGTGTTCAGCCTGGCCGAGGAGCCGTCCAAGAAGGTCAGCGGCGAGCGGCTGGGGTTCGTCTACGGCAAGGAGATGCTGCGCCGTCGCTTCGAGCGCGAGGGAGCTTACCGCCCCACGGACTCGAGCGCCGCGCGCATCCGTGGGGCCGCCGAGCGAGCCCTCGAGCTCAACGACCTCTCGGAGCTGAGCAGGCTCTCCTCGGCGCTCGAGACCTGCGCGAAGTTCGACGTCGAGTCCATCGAGGAGTTCGGTCTCAGGATGTCGACGCTCGAGCGGCGCGGCCAGGCGGGCGGCGAGGGCTATCGCCGCCTCGAGGCTGCGCGCGCCTACATGGCAGAGAACGGGCTCATGCCCCTCAAGACCCGATACGGGAACGATGGCGGGCGCGGTGCGGCCGAGGGAAACTTGCGCGACGGGCGCCGCGGGGACGAGCAGCAGCGCATACTCGCCGCCGAACGCCAGCGGACCCAGCAGGACCAGCGCAGGGAGAGGGGCCGGAGATGATGGCGAGGATAGAGTACGAGGACGGCAGGACGACGCTGTTCGACACGCTCTCGTTCACGGAGGGGTCGCCGTTCACCGGCGCGAACATGCTCACGGAGTTCGAGCTCGAGATGAGGGATGAGCCCGAGAAGGGGCTCTGGCTCACGGCGAACTGGCACCAGGTGCGCGACGACTGGCGTGTCGACGCGCCCGCGGACGGCATACCGGCCGCGCGCAGGTCCCGCGGCTGGCGCTTCATGCTGGCATCGGAGGCCGAGCTCGGGCGCGCCCGGCGCGTCCTGCTCGACGGCGAGGAGGCGTTCGCCCGTGTGCGGGGATATCTATGTGATGCCGCTGCGATTTCCGCTTGCTACCGCGAGCACGTGGGCCCTCCCTCAAAACCGCTGAAGTCGCAGATAAGGGACCTGCAGCGCGCTCTGGGGAGGGCGGAGGTCCCGGGCGTGCCCGACGAGCTGGCGAGGCTGCTCGCGGAAGAGAAGGAAGAGGGCGCCGACGAGGGCGCCCGCAAGGTTAAGGAAGATTGGGGTGACGTCGATGAAGAGGCTTGGTAGGTTCCTCATGGCGGCGCTTAAGGTCACGCTGGGCTTTTTCGTCTGGCTGTTCCGCGCCGTGTTCAAGTGGGTGATGTGAGAAGAGGCGGGCAATTGCCCGCCTCTTTCCGTTGTGCGATTTCGATTTCCCACGGCTAGTCCCGGTCGTCGTCGCCGGCTGCGCAGCAGGCGTAGGCCGTGAGCGTGAGGAGCCCCATGAGGAGCCCTATTCCGAAGGGCGCGAATCCCATCCTTCCACCTCCTTCGCGTAGACGACGGTGCGCGAGTTGCTCGTCTGGTAGCTGCACGTCACGAAGGCCCAGGCCTGCGCGACGTCCGAAGGCTCTTCCAGGACGACCTCGCAGCGGGACAATTTGTCCCCGAGGTAGGCGTCGAGAGCCGCCGCGTCGGCGAAGTCGGTCCGCTTGCCCTCCGAGCTCGCGTCTACCACGTCGGCCGCGAAGACCTCGAGCTCGATCTCCTTCTCGCGGGTGAAGACCCGGATGGTGCGGTGCCCCTCGGCGAAGCCGCGCGACGAGTACTGCGCGAGCGGCGCGAACATGGTGCCGTCGGACATGTGGTGCCCGTAGACGATGACGAGCGGGCTCTCGGCGCCCTGTGCGCACCCGGCGTCTATGTAGGGAGCGCCCCAGACTGAGCGCTCGCCGCCGGCTTCGTGCGTGAGGTAGAAGTCGGGCGATTCAGGCCGGCCCTGTACGATCGGGTAGTCGACGGTCGTGCCCGGCACGCGCACCCATGCGACGACGGAGGCGGGAAGGGCGTCCCAGTCGATGCCGTCGCCCGCCTCTTGCGCCCCCATCGCCGCGCCCTCTTCCGTTGCGGGCACCTCGTGCACCCCGTACGGGTTCCTCTCGGGCTGCGGCAGGACGGCGAGTGTCCCCATCGCCAGCAACGCCACGGCGACGGCGAGCGCCGTGGCGGCTTTCCCTTTGTTCATGTCCTCCCCCGTTCGCAGGGGAG
This genomic interval carries:
- a CDS encoding class B sortase yields the protein MNKGKAATALAVAVALLAMGTLAVLPQPERNPYGVHEVPATEEGAAMGAQEAGDGIDWDALPASVVAWVRVPGTTVDYPIVQGRPESPDFYLTHEAGGERSVWGAPYIDAGCAQGAESPLVIVYGHHMSDGTMFAPLAQYSSRGFAEGHRTIRVFTREKEIELEVFAADVVDASSEGKRTDFADAAALDAYLGDKLSRCEVVLEEPSDVAQAWAFVTCSYQTSNSRTVVYAKEVEGWDSRPSE